GCTGGGCTGGCGCGCGGTCGCTGGCAACGTCGCGTCCGCGCGGTCGGCGCGGGCACTCGGGTTCCGCTACGAGGGGTTCGCCCGCCAGGCGCTCACGAGCACGCGTGGCCGAGACGACGGCTGGTTCGCCGGCCTCCTCCGCGCCGATGACCGCACACCGGTGCACTGGCCGGTGCTCTAGTCGAGCGTCGGAGGCGGGTGGCAGGATGGGCGCATGCCTGAGATGCCGGAGGTCCAGGGCCTGACCGCGTTCCTCACCGAACGCGCCGTGGGGCGCACGATCATCCGTACGAGCGTCGGCGCGATCGCGGCGCTGAAGACGTACGATCCACCGAACACCGCATTGCACGGAGCCGTGATCACCGCCGCGACCAGACGGGGGAAGTTCATCGTGCTCTCGTGTGGAGACGACCTGCACCTGGTGTTCCATCTGGCGAAGGCCGGCTGGCTGCGCTGGTACGAGACCCTGCCGGCGACGCCGATCAAACCGGGCAAGTCGCCCATCGCCGTCCGGGTCGGCCTCGACGACGAGAGCGGATTCGACCTCACCGAGGCCGGCACCAAGAAGTCGCTCGCCGTCTACGTCGTGCGGGACCCCGAGGAGGTCCCCGGCATCGCCCGCCTCGGGCCGGATCCACTCGACGAGTCGTTCACGCGCGAGGTGTTCGGTGGACTGCTCCAGGGGCGACGGACCCAGATCAAGGGGCTGCTGCGTGATCAGGGCGTGATCGCCGGCATCGGCAATGCGTACTCCGACGAGATCCTGCACGCCGCGCGGATGTCGCCGTATGCGATCGCCGACAAGCTCGGCGACGAGGAGATCGATCGCCTGTACGCCGCGATGCGGACCACTCTCACCGACGCGGTCGAGGCGGCCTCCGGCAAACCTCCCGCCGACCTCAAGGACGCGAAGCGCCGAGGGATGCAGGTGCACGCGCGCCGCGGGGAGACGTGCCCGGTGTGCGGCGACACCATCCGCAGCGTCTTCTTCGCGGACCGCTCGATGGAGTACTGCCCGACCTGCCAGACGGGCGGCAAGCCGCTCGCGGATCGTCGCCTCTCGCGGCTGCTGAAGTAGCAGCGCGTCGCCGGCGACGGATGCGATCAGCGGGGCGGCGGGGCGACCGACGCCCGGTCCACGAAGCGGGTGACGAGGGTGTGCAGCCCGGTCGAGCCCGCCTCCCCGTCGATCGCGGCGAACAGCACCTCTGCGGCGCGGGCGCCCAGCGCCAGAGTCGGCTGCTCGATCATCGTCAGCGGCGGCTCCATGACTGCAGCCCAGGAGCTGTCGTCGAAGCCGATGAGCGAGACATCGGCGGCGACACGCAGGCCTCGCGCGCGCAGCGCCCGCAGGGCTCCGGTCATCGCGTCGTTCTCGGTGCAGAACAGAGCGGTGGGGGCCTCCGGCAGATCGAGCATGCGCGTGACCTCGGCCTGAGCGTTCTCCTCGGTCTTGGCACCCACCATGACGAGGTCGGCGTCGAACACGATGCCCTCGTCGTCGAGGGCATCCAGGTATCCCTGGAGTCTCTCGCCGTCGGTCCACAGGTTCTTCGAGGCGATGTCGATCAGCTCGCGGCGGCGACGCGGCCGCTCCTGCACGGGGGGACCCCAGACGAAGCCGATGCGGCGGTGTCCTGCATCCAGCAGCCGGACCACCGCCTCGCGCGCCGCGGCCCGATTGTCGATGACCACCGCGTCGAGATCGAGTCCCGGCACGGCACGGTCGACGAGGACCACGGGGATGTCGCGTGCTCTCGCCTGCTCGATGTGCCCGGCCGACGCCACGTCGAGGGCCGCCGAGGCGACGATGATCCCGTCGACCCGCTTGTCGATCAGCACGTTCGTCGCCGCGATCTCCTCGTCGAGGTCCTCGTGCGTGCTGAGCACCAGCGTGTCGAAGCCGCGTGCACGGGAGGCATCGGAGATCCCGCGCACGACGCCGCCGAAGAAAGGGTTCGCGATGTCGGCGACGATCACCCCGAGGGTCTGGCTGACGCCGGTCGACATGCTTCGTGCGAGCGCGTTCGCGCGGTATCCGAGTCGCTCGGCGGCCGCGAGCACGCGCTCGCGCAGCTCTGGGCTCACATAGCCGTAGCCGCCGAGCGTCCGCGCCGCCGTGGACCGGCCGACACCCGCGGCCTCGGCGACCTCGGAGATGGTCGGGGGGACGGAGCGCTCGGAGGTCATCGCCCTCGCCCCTTTCCGCATCAGTGGTTCACCACATGCTAGCCGGGACGGGATCGCCGCTCCTGCGACCACGGGCGAATGCGCCCTCGACCAGGCACTGGTCGTGCGCCGCATCCGCCCCCGCCTCGAGCGCCCTCTGCAGCGCCGCACCCGACGGACGGCGATCGCGACGCCAGCCGGCACCATGCAGCGCGACGAGGAAGCCGGCGAGGAAGGCGTCGCCGCATCCCATCGTGTCGACGAGCTGCTCGCCCTCGGCGAGCAGGTGCGCGGGTGCTGTGCGCCGCTCGCGACCGTCGGTCACCAGCGCTCCGTCGGTGCCCCGCGTGCCCAGAGCGAGGCCGGCACCGCGGTGCACCGCCTCGTCGAGCAGAGCCCACGCCTCGCCGTCTGCGAGCCCGGCGCACGAGAGGAGCACCAGGTCGGCCGACGGTGCGACCCTGTCGAGATACGCGGCCGAGCGGAACTCGGCTTCGCTGGACAGGTCGAAGCTCACCAGCACGTCGTGAGCGCGCAGGCGCGGCAACTGCGATTCGGTGCGCGAATAGACGCTGGAGTGCACGAGGTCGAAACCGGCGGCATACTGTTCGCGTCCGGCGTCGAGGTCGATCGGGTCGCTGACCGTCACTCCCCCGCCGTTCCAGCCGAGGAAGACGCGGTCGCCGTCGACGACGCGCAAGGACGACACCCCGGACTCACCCGCGCGGGTGAGAGACCGGGTCGTGCCCACTCCGGCGTCCTCGATCGCCGCCCGCAGGAACGAGCCCGCATCGTCGTCGCCGAACACGCCGAGGTAGTCGGCATCCGCCCCGAGGCGATGCGCGTACACGGCGACGTTGACGGCATTGCCTCCCGGATAGTCGACGCCCCGGTCGAGGAACCGGTCGACGATGTTGTCGCCGAAGCCGAGTACGCGCATCTTCGGGTCGCCTCTCGTCTCAGTAGTCCATCACGCGGTAGTACCGGCGCAGGTCGAGTGAGTGCTCGCGCACACGCTCGAGGTGCTTGCTCACGCGGCCCATCACGGTGTCGAGGACGATCGGGGCGATCAGGGCTCGGTTCTCGGCGCTGAAGCCCTCGAGCGCGTAGTCGCGCGTGTCGAAGACGGTGACGTCCTTCGAGATGCGCTTGCTGAACGCCTCAGCCCGATCCGTGAGCGGGCGCGTACGATCCTCGCCCTGGAAGATGAGCACCGAGGTGTCCTCCTCCAGCAGTTCCAGCGATCCGTGGAAGAACTCGGCACTGTGCACGCGCGTGGTGCGCAGCCACTGCATCTCCTCGAGGATGCACATCGAGTACAGGTACGCGAAGGACCACAGCGGCCCGCCGCCGATGAGGAAGTAGTAGTCGGTGTCCTTGTGGGCGTCGGCGAAGGCTGCGGCGACCGGCTCCGCCTGCTCCGCGGCGGACACGAGGGCGTCGGGGAGGTTCACCAGCTCGTCCGCGAGCGAGGTGTAGCCGTCGAACTCGCTGCGCTGGTGCAGCAGCCGGCCGACGAGCAGCAGGAGCTGCATGTCGAACGGCCAGGTCTTGGGCTCCGAGACGAGCGAGTGATCGACGCCGCTCGCGATCGGCGAGTCCGCGTGACCGGTGAAGGCGACCGTCGTCGCCCCCGCCGCCTTCACGAAGTCGATCGCGCGGATGACGTCCTCCGTCGTGCCGGTGACCGAGGTGAAGACGGCGAGCGTGCGCTCGCCGAGGGTCGCCTCGCCGGTGACGACGAGTTCAGCGGCGATGGCGGAGCGGATGGGGAGGGCGGACCGTTCGCGCGCCAGCAGCTCGTAGGGCCACATCTGGCTGTAGGTGCCGCCGGCTCCCACCAGCAGGACATTGTCGATCCCCGTCGCGAGCAGCTGATCCACCAGCTGCTCGATCTGCGGGCGCAGCGCCACGGCGCTGGCGATCTGGGTTCGGAAGGCGGTCTCGTCGAAGCCGAGCATCATTGATCCTTTCGCAGGGCGGCCTCCGCCGACCCTGATCGATGTGGTACCGGTGTCAGGTGGGGATCATGCTGGCACAGATCGTTCGAGGTCGTCAAACATCCCTGATTTCCGGCACAACTCTGTCCAGTTCCAGATTGATTGAGATCGAGGCTGGTACCGGTGTCAGGTTTTCGCTACACTCGCCGTCAAGGCACGCACCGAAGTTCCAACGGCGGATCGGTGCCCGCGGTCCCCGCGGTCGTCGGTCCGCCTGCTCAGAGAGGCAGACCATGCGCACGACACGCACACTCCCGATCGCCGCAGCCGTCGCGGCATCCGCTCTCGTCCTGGCGGGTTGCGCCGGCGGGGCGCCGCAACCGGCCGCCGACGTCACGGCTGATCCGGTCTACGAGGGCACCCTGTCGATCCTGACGAAGTTCGGCGGAGCGCCGCTCGAGACCTACTTCGAGGACCTCGCGAACGCCTACGAGGCGGAGCATCCCGACGTCGAGATCGAGCTGATCCAGGAGACCGACCAGTCGATCAAGGACAAGACCAAGACGCTGACGGCATCCGCTGCACTCCCCGACATCTACTTCACCTGGACGGGCGACTGGGCCGAGAACTTCGTCGGCGGCGGCCTCGCCGCCGACCTCAGCGAACTCATCGCACCCGGCACCGAGTGGGGCGACCGCTTCGGCGAGGCTTCTCTCTCGGCGTTCCAGTACGACGGCAAGTACTACGGCATCCCGCTGTACAACAACGGCAAGTTCATGGGCTACAACAAGGCCGCGTTCGCCGCAGCGGGCATCGAGGTGCCGACCACGTTCGAGGAGCTCGTCGACACCTGCGGTCCGCTCCGCGCCGCGGGCTACGAGCCGATCGCCTTCGGGAACAAGGACGGCTGGCCGGCCCTTCACTACCTGCAGCAGCTCTTCGCCTACAACGTCCCGAGCGACGTCCTGCACGCCGACTTCGATCCCGAGACTGCGAAGTGGAGCGACGAAGGCTACGTCGCCGCGCTCGAACAGTTCCAGACCATCGTCGAGGAATGCACCGACAGCGGCAAGGGCACCAACGGAGTGCTCTACACGACGGCGCAGGAAGCGCTCGCCGGCGGTCGGGCCGCGATGTACTACCAGGAGATCCTCGAGTTCGACACGGTCACCGCGGAGGGCGCGACCCTCACGACGGAGGACTTCGGAATCTTCCCGCTGCCGACCCCGGAGGATGCCGCCGGCGACCCCGACGCGATCGAGGGCTCGCCCGAGGGCTACCTCATCAACGCCAAGTCGCCGCGTGCAGCACTGGCAGCGGACTTCATGAAGTTCGCGACCGAGCCTGAGAATGCCTCGCTGCTCTCGTCCCCGCCGTACGGGCAGCCCAGCACGGTCGTCGGCGCGGTGACCGAGGAGACGTCGAGCATGCCGGTCTACGAGGGCATCACGGCGGTCAACGAGGCGTCGCAGCTCGTGGTCTGGCTCGACACGGTCACCGTGCCCGAGGTCGCCGACGCCTGGCTGGCCGGCGGCGAAGCGATCATCAGCGGCAGCGCCACACCGGAGGAGGTGCTGGAGAGTGTCCGCACCGCGAACGATTCCGCCCGGTGAGACGCAGTCGGGGGCGGGCTTCCGCCTGCCCCCGACCGTCACCGAGGCGATCACCGCTCCGGCGCCGCGAGGCCGGATACGCGGCCGCCTCCCCCGCGCCGGAGCTCGGCGCCTGGCCGGGCTCGCGTGGGTGCTCCCCGCCCTGATCGTGCTCGCCGTCTTCGTCTACCTTCCTCTGGTGCAGAACATCGCGTTCTCGACGCAGGAGTGGGACATCTACTCCGGGGCATCCGAGTTCGTCGGACTCGAGAACTACGACAAGCTCTTCGCGGATCCCGTGTTCTGGACTGCACTCGGCAACAACGTCCTCTACGCGCTGCTCTCGATCCTGTTCCAGGTGGCTGCCGCGCTCGTGCTCGCCGCGATGATCGAGAGTCTGCGCAGCATCCGCTGGCGCAAGGTCCTCCGGGCGATCTACTTCGTGCCGTCCGCGATCTCTCTGACCGTCGCCGGTCTGCTGTTCTACTTCATCTACGAACCGAACCTGGGCCTGCTCAACCACATGCTCGACGCGATCGGTCTCTCCGGACTGGCGCAGCCGTGGCTCGGCCAGGAGTCCACCGCGATGGTCGCGATCATCGCGATGAGCCAGTGGCAGGGGTTCGGCTACTCGACGCTGCTGTTCGCCGTCGCGATCCAGCGCATCCCGTCGGAGCTCTACGAGGCGGCATCGCTCGACGGTATCGGCCCGGTGCGGCGGTTCTTCCACGTCACCGTGCCGCTGGTCAGGGAGATGACCGGCCTCATGATCATCGTCACCATCTCCGGAGCCTTCCAGGTGTTCAACGAGGTGATGGTGATGACAAGCGGCGGGCCCAACAACTCGACCCAGGTGCTGGCCACCTGGCTGTACCGCAGCGGGTTCGTCCGCAATGACTTCGGGTACGCGGCGGCCATCGCGACGGTGATCTTCGTCGTGACGCTCCTCATCGCCCTCGCGCAGCTCTGGTACACACGACGCAGAAGGGTGGAGTTCTGATGACCCGCACCGGATTCCTCGGCGCGATCGGACGCGTCTTCGTCTGGGCCTTCCTGCTCGCGCTGGTCGTGGTCGTCGCCTATCCGCTGCTGTGGATGGTGCTGAACGGCTTCAAGACCAACGCCGAGCTGTTCGGCAATCCGTTCGCCCTGCCGCTGCAGCTCACGTGGGAGAACTATGCCGACGCCTGGAACCGCGGCGTCAGCGACTACCTCACCGCGAGCGTGCTCGTCACCGTCACCTCCACCGTCGCGACGGTGTTCATCAGCGCATGGGCGGCGTACGGTCTGACCCGAGTTCGGATGCCCTTCGGGCGCACGGTGTCGGGAATCATCCTCGGCGGGCTGATGCTCGCTCCCGCCGTCGCGCTCGTGCCACTCGTGCGGATGTTCCAGGCGATGGGCCTGTACAACACCTTCTGGGCACTGCTCATCCTCTACACGGCTTTCCGCATCCCGTTCACGACGTTCCTCATCCGCGCGTACATGATCGACCTCCCGCGCGAAGTCGACGAGGCGGCTGAGGTCGACGGCGCCAGTCGGTGGACCGCGTTCTGGCGCATCACGCTGCCGATGTGCAAGCCGATCATCATCTCCACGGTGATCCTGCACGTGCTGTTCGCGTGGAACGAGTACCTGTTCGCGATGGTGTTCACCAGCGGGTCCGGAGTGCAGACGCTCCCGGTCGGCCTCACGAGCCTCTTGAGCAAGCACGGCACCGACTACCCGGTGGTGTTCGCCGGCATGGTCGTCGCCGCGCTCCCGGTCATCGTGCTCTTCTTCGCCAGCCAGCGCTACTTCATCAAGGGCCTCTCCGAGGGGATCGGGAAGTGACGTCGACAGCGCCGCTGATCGACCGGGTCACCGGTTCGAACTTCGCCTACCAGCACCTCCCGCTCGAGCGCTGCCTGGACGACATGGCCGACCTCGGGCGCGATCGGCTGGAGCTCTGGGGCATCGCTCCGCACGCCCCGGTGGCCTGGCTGACGGACGCGGAGGCACGCGCGATCCGCGACGCCGCCGCCCACCGAGGACTGCAGATCGCCTGCTTCACCCCGGAGCAGGTGATGTACCCGGTCAACATCGCTTCTCCTGATGACCGGTTGCGCGCATCGAGCATCGCGATGTTCCGCCGGGCGGCCGAGATCGCCGTCGAGCTCGGCGCGGGGATGCTGTTCCTCACCTCGGGGCGCGGCAGCGAGGACGAGCCCCGCGGGGCCGGCTGGGCCCGGTCGGTCGACGCGCTCGGAGAGATCAGCACGCACGCGGCGGGTCTCGGACTCGAATGCGTGCTGGAGCCGCTGCAGCGTGTCGAATCGAACCTCGTCGTGACCGCGGCGGATGCGGCGCGCATGCTGACCGACGTCGGCGCCTCGAGACTGGGGGTCGCATTGGACACCGTCGCCGCGGCCGCGGCGGGCGATGCGGTGGACGACTACTTCCGTCTCCTCGGCGAGCGCGTGCGCCATGTGCACCTGATCGACGGCACCCCCACGGGACACCTCGCATGGGGCGACGGGGAGCTCCCGCTCACCGGCATCGTCGATGCACTGGACCGCGCCTCCTACCGCGGACTCGCGACGATCGAACTGTTCGGCGACGGCCACTACGCCCTGGATCCGCACCCCGTGCTCGCACGCTCGATGGACGCGATCGCCGAGGCATGCCGACGCCCCGCACCGTAGCAATACGACGCGGAATGAATCACATCCGGATGCGTTGAGTACACTCAGAGCATCAACGTGCTCCGGGGTCGGTGGGAATCCGAACCGGCGGTGACAGTCCGCGAGCGTCTCGGTTCTCCGAGGTGCCGATCCGGTGGAAATCCGGGACCGACGGTGATGCGAGGCGCAGCCTCGCTAGTCCGGAAGGGAGGCAGCACGGTGCGCCGACGCGCGCGCGTTCTGCCTGCACCTCCCTCGCGGAGAATCCCCGGAGCCTCAGAGAGGACCACGGATGGCAGTGAACGAGACGGAGCGGCGGGCGATGACCCGAGCGCTCGAGCTCGCGACACGCGGCCCCCGCGGAGTGAACCCGCAGGTCGGCGCCGTCCTCCTCTCCCCCGGCGGCGAGATCCTCGCCGAGGGCTGGCACCAGGGCGCCGGAACCCCGCACGCCGAGGTCGACGCGCTGTCGAAGCTGGCACCGGATGCCGCGCGGGGCGCGACCGCCGTGGTGACCCTCGAACCCTGCAACCACACCGGTCGGACCGGCCCCTGCGCTCTCGCGCTCATCGAGGCGGGCGTCTCCCGCGTGATCTACGCGCTCGATGATCCCGGCGCCGTGTCCGGTGGCGGGGCCGATCGGCTGCGCGCTGCCGGAGTCAGCGTTGAGGCGGGAGAGCAGGCCGACACCGCCGAGGCGATCATCGGCGAATGGTTGACCGCCCAGCGTCTCGGACGCCCCGAGGTCACAGTGAAGTGGGCGCAGTCCCTCGACGGACGCGCGGCCGCCTCCGACGGCACCAGCCAGTGGATCACGGGACCCGAGGCTCGGGCCGACGTCCATCGGCGGCGCGCAGAGGCCGACGCGATCGTCGTCGGCACCGGCACCGTCCTCTCCGATGACCCCGCCCTGACCGCTCGCGACGGCGACGCCCTCCACGCGCATCAGCCGATCCCGGTCGTGATCGGCACGCGGACGACGCCCGACGACGCCGCGGTGCGCCGGCATCCGCATCCGCCCCTGCTCTTCGACACGCACGACCTGCACGAGGTCATGGCGGACCTGCACGCCCGCGGCATCCAGAGCGTGTTCGTCGAGGGAGGACCGACACTCGCGAGCGCCTTCATCGCCGCCGGTCTCGCCGACCGGGTGCTCGCCTACATCGCACCGGTGCTGCTCGGCGGAAACCGCACCGCACTCACAGACATCGGCGTCGGGTCGATCGACGCCGCCCGCCGTCTGACCGTCGAGGAGTGGCTGCCGCTCGGC
This genomic interval from Microbacterium hydrocarbonoxydans contains the following:
- a CDS encoding carbohydrate ABC transporter permease, translated to MTRTGFLGAIGRVFVWAFLLALVVVVAYPLLWMVLNGFKTNAELFGNPFALPLQLTWENYADAWNRGVSDYLTASVLVTVTSTVATVFISAWAAYGLTRVRMPFGRTVSGIILGGLMLAPAVALVPLVRMFQAMGLYNTFWALLILYTAFRIPFTTFLIRAYMIDLPREVDEAAEVDGASRWTAFWRITLPMCKPIIISTVILHVLFAWNEYLFAMVFTSGSGVQTLPVGLTSLLSKHGTDYPVVFAGMVVAALPVIVLFFASQRYFIKGLSEGIGK
- a CDS encoding ABC transporter substrate-binding protein, whose translation is MRTTRTLPIAAAVAASALVLAGCAGGAPQPAADVTADPVYEGTLSILTKFGGAPLETYFEDLANAYEAEHPDVEIELIQETDQSIKDKTKTLTASAALPDIYFTWTGDWAENFVGGGLAADLSELIAPGTEWGDRFGEASLSAFQYDGKYYGIPLYNNGKFMGYNKAAFAAAGIEVPTTFEELVDTCGPLRAAGYEPIAFGNKDGWPALHYLQQLFAYNVPSDVLHADFDPETAKWSDEGYVAALEQFQTIVEECTDSGKGTNGVLYTTAQEALAGGRAAMYYQEILEFDTVTAEGATLTTEDFGIFPLPTPEDAAGDPDAIEGSPEGYLINAKSPRAALAADFMKFATEPENASLLSSPPYGQPSTVVGAVTEETSSMPVYEGITAVNEASQLVVWLDTVTVPEVADAWLAGGEAIISGSATPEEVLESVRTANDSAR
- a CDS encoding LacI family DNA-binding transcriptional regulator, giving the protein MTSERSVPPTISEVAEAAGVGRSTAARTLGGYGYVSPELRERVLAAAERLGYRANALARSMSTGVSQTLGVIVADIANPFFGGVVRGISDASRARGFDTLVLSTHEDLDEEIAATNVLIDKRVDGIIVASAALDVASAGHIEQARARDIPVVLVDRAVPGLDLDAVVIDNRAAAREAVVRLLDAGHRRIGFVWGPPVQERPRRRRELIDIASKNLWTDGERLQGYLDALDDEGIVFDADLVMVGAKTEENAQAEVTRMLDLPEAPTALFCTENDAMTGALRALRARGLRVAADVSLIGFDDSSWAAVMEPPLTMIEQPTLALGARAAEVLFAAIDGEAGSTGLHTLVTRFVDRASVAPPPR
- a CDS encoding sugar phosphate isomerase/epimerase family protein; the encoded protein is MTSTAPLIDRVTGSNFAYQHLPLERCLDDMADLGRDRLELWGIAPHAPVAWLTDAEARAIRDAAAHRGLQIACFTPEQVMYPVNIASPDDRLRASSIAMFRRAAEIAVELGAGMLFLTSGRGSEDEPRGAGWARSVDALGEISTHAAGLGLECVLEPLQRVESNLVVTAADAARMLTDVGASRLGVALDTVAAAAAGDAVDDYFRLLGERVRHVHLIDGTPTGHLAWGDGELPLTGIVDALDRASYRGLATIELFGDGHYALDPHPVLARSMDAIAEACRRPAP
- a CDS encoding Fpg/Nei family DNA glycosylase encodes the protein MPEMPEVQGLTAFLTERAVGRTIIRTSVGAIAALKTYDPPNTALHGAVITAATRRGKFIVLSCGDDLHLVFHLAKAGWLRWYETLPATPIKPGKSPIAVRVGLDDESGFDLTEAGTKKSLAVYVVRDPEEVPGIARLGPDPLDESFTREVFGGLLQGRRTQIKGLLRDQGVIAGIGNAYSDEILHAARMSPYAIADKLGDEEIDRLYAAMRTTLTDAVEAASGKPPADLKDAKRRGMQVHARRGETCPVCGDTIRSVFFADRSMEYCPTCQTGGKPLADRRLSRLLK
- a CDS encoding carbohydrate ABC transporter permease, which produces MSAPRTIPPGETQSGAGFRLPPTVTEAITAPAPRGRIRGRLPRAGARRLAGLAWVLPALIVLAVFVYLPLVQNIAFSTQEWDIYSGASEFVGLENYDKLFADPVFWTALGNNVLYALLSILFQVAAALVLAAMIESLRSIRWRKVLRAIYFVPSAISLTVAGLLFYFIYEPNLGLLNHMLDAIGLSGLAQPWLGQESTAMVAIIAMSQWQGFGYSTLLFAVAIQRIPSELYEAASLDGIGPVRRFFHVTVPLVREMTGLMIIVTISGAFQVFNEVMVMTSGGPNNSTQVLATWLYRSGFVRNDFGYAAAIATVIFVVTLLIALAQLWYTRRRRVEF
- a CDS encoding PfkB family carbohydrate kinase, coding for MRVLGFGDNIVDRFLDRGVDYPGGNAVNVAVYAHRLGADADYLGVFGDDDAGSFLRAAIEDAGVGTTRSLTRAGESGVSSLRVVDGDRVFLGWNGGGVTVSDPIDLDAGREQYAAGFDLVHSSVYSRTESQLPRLRAHDVLVSFDLSSEAEFRSAAYLDRVAPSADLVLLSCAGLADGEAWALLDEAVHRGAGLALGTRGTDGALVTDGRERRTAPAHLLAEGEQLVDTMGCGDAFLAGFLVALHGAGWRRDRRPSGAALQRALEAGADAAHDQCLVEGAFARGRRSGDPVPASMW
- a CDS encoding SIS domain-containing protein, translated to MLGFDETAFRTQIASAVALRPQIEQLVDQLLATGIDNVLLVGAGGTYSQMWPYELLARERSALPIRSAIAAELVVTGEATLGERTLAVFTSVTGTTEDVIRAIDFVKAAGATTVAFTGHADSPIASGVDHSLVSEPKTWPFDMQLLLLVGRLLHQRSEFDGYTSLADELVNLPDALVSAAEQAEPVAAAFADAHKDTDYYFLIGGGPLWSFAYLYSMCILEEMQWLRTTRVHSAEFFHGSLELLEEDTSVLIFQGEDRTRPLTDRAEAFSKRISKDVTVFDTRDYALEGFSAENRALIAPIVLDTVMGRVSKHLERVREHSLDLRRYYRVMDY
- the ribD gene encoding bifunctional diaminohydroxyphosphoribosylaminopyrimidine deaminase/5-amino-6-(5-phosphoribosylamino)uracil reductase RibD, with the translated sequence MAVNETERRAMTRALELATRGPRGVNPQVGAVLLSPGGEILAEGWHQGAGTPHAEVDALSKLAPDAARGATAVVTLEPCNHTGRTGPCALALIEAGVSRVIYALDDPGAVSGGGADRLRAAGVSVEAGEQADTAEAIIGEWLTAQRLGRPEVTVKWAQSLDGRAAASDGTSQWITGPEARADVHRRRAEADAIVVGTGTVLSDDPALTARDGDALHAHQPIPVVIGTRTTPDDAAVRRHPHPPLLFDTHDLHEVMADLHARGIQSVFVEGGPTLASAFIAAGLADRVLAYIAPVLLGGNRTALTDIGVGSIDAARRLTVEEWLPLGADLLAIARPASAPEEGDA